Part of the Tenacibaculum sp. SZ-18 genome, TTGGATTTTCAATTTTAAATCTTCCCAATTTAAAAGAAGGTATTTTACTTCTATTTCCATAAATCGTTCCACTTAAACCTTCACCTAAAATATCTCTAAAATACTTTTTAGGTGTTAGAATATCGTTATGAGTTCCTTCAAAAAACCACAATGCATCACTCCCACCAGAATCTATTAATAGCTTTGTTGGAATTTTTCTATTCCCTAAAGTATCTAACTGAGCGTAAGTATTGATATAAGGTTTATTTCTGTAAAACTCTAACCTAAATTCTTCACACCTACGACACTTTTTTAGATCATATTTTTTCGGGTTATAAAAGGTTAAATATCTGTTTGCATAATCTATCTTAACAATTACATTCTTCAATAGGTCAAATCCAATAATACCATGAATTGTCATGCCCATTTTCGCAGATATATTGAAATTATCTCGTAAAATTACATAGAGGTCTTCATTCGGGTTAACTAAATCATTAATTCTAAATCTATTATTTCGGGAAAGTAATGCATCTACAGGATCTCCGCTTCCTAATCCTTTTAATTGAATTTTTTCAACATCATTAAGACCTAAACTATCATTTTTACTTAGGTTGAAAAGAATAGTTTTGTTTACTCCTGTGTCTAGAATAAAATTTAGCTCTTTGTCATTAATTTTTAAAGGAATAATAATGAGATTATTAATCAGCGTGAATTTCACTTTTTGCTTTATATCTTTACTTCCATAAAACTGAAACTTCGACTGTGATTGACTCTTAAAAATAACAAGAATAAAAAATAGTGATAGTAATGATTTTCTCAAATTCTGTTTTTTACACTTAAACAATATACAACCTTATTGTAGAACTCACTTTTTTTTAAGATAGTTTTAACCATTTCTTTAAATGTTAGGTTAGTTTTTGTGAGTAAAACTAATCTCAAATGAATATAATTTCGGAAATTTGCGAACTAAACAAACAAAAAAACAAAGGAATGCCTGCAATTTCAAAAAAAGGTAATTTAATGCCTCAATCACCAATACGTAAATTGGTTCCTTTCGCAGAAAATGCAAAGAAAAATGGAGTTAAAGTTTTTCACTTAAATATAGGACAACCTGATATAAAAACACCTCAAGTTGCTCTAGACGCAGTTAAGAACAATAACATTGAAGTATTGTCTTATGCTCGTTCTGAAGGATCTGAAGTTTACAGAGAAAAACTTTCGAACTACTATGCAAAAAACAATATCAATGTAACGGCTCATGATATTATCGCTACCACAGGTGGTTCTGAAGCATTATTATTTACTATAGGAAGTATTACTGATCCAGAAGATGAAATCATAATACCTGAACCGTTTTATGCGAATTATAATGGGTTTTCAATTGCTTCAGGTGTAAAAGTTGTACCTGTTATTTCTTCAATAGATGACAACTTTGCATTACCTAAAATTGAAGATTTCGAAAAATTAATTACACCTAAAACGAAAGCTATATTAATTTGTAACCCAGGAAATCCAACAGGATATTTATATAGCAAAGAAGAAATTGAAAAATTAAAACAAATTGTTTTAAAACACGACTTATTCTTAATTGCTGACGAAGTTTATCGTGAATTTGCCTATGACGGTGAAGAACATCATTCTGTAATGAAGGAAGAAGGTTTAGAGCAAAATGCAATTATGATTGATTCTGTTTCTAAGCGATACAGTATGTGTGGTGCTAGAATTGGATGTATTGTTTCTAAAAACAAAGAATTCATTCAAACTGCCATTAAATTTGCTCAAGCACGTTTAAGTCCACCGACCTATGCTTTATTAGCTAGTGAAGCTGCTTTAGATACTCCACAAAGTTATTTTGATGATGTAATTGGGGAATATGTTGAGAGAAGAAATACATTAATCTCCGAATTAAAAAAAATAAGCGGTGTAAAAGTAGCTAATCCAAAAGGTGCATTTTATTGCGTTGCTGAATTACCAGTAGAAGATTCTGATGATTTTGCACAATGGATTTTAGAAAAATTCCATGACAACAATGAAACTGTTATGGTTGCTCCCGCAAGTGGATTTTATTCTACGAAAGGAGAAGGAAAAAATCAAGTTCGTATTGCGTACGTTTTAAACGAAAAAGATTTAAAACGTTCGGTTGAAATTTTGAAATTAGCTTTAGAGCAATACAACCAATAAATTGAATATTCAGGAAAATATATCATTAAAGAAATATAATACGTTTGGCGTTAATGTAAATGCCAAGCGTTTTATTTCTGTAGATTCAGTATACAAATTGCAACAACTTTTAAAAGATGAAAAGGATTTATTCCTTTTATCTGGAGGAAGTAATATGCTGCTAACAAAAAATATAGAAAAGTTAGTTGTTCATTTAAACATCAAAGGAATTTCAATTGACAAAGAAGATGACAATTTTGTTTATTTAACTGTTAACGCAGGAGAAAATTGGCACGAATTTGTATTATGGTCTATTGAACAAGGATACGGAGGAATTGAGAACTTATCTTTAATTCCTGGAAATGTAGGTACTTGTCCTATTCAAAATATTGGAGCTTATGGTGTCGAAGTTAAAGATACTATCACTAAAGTTGAAGCTATTGAAATTGAAACGAATAAACTAGTATCATTTTCGAATGAAGATTGTGCTTTTGGCTACAGAAACTCGGTTTTTAAAAATGATGCCAAAGGAAAATATATAATTACATCTGTAGGATTTCAATTATCTAAATCAAAACATAAACTGAATACTTCTTACGGAGCTATCGAGAAAGAATTGAGTAAAAGAAATATTCAAAACCCTTCACTTAAAGATATCTCAGATGCTGTCATTGCAATAAGACAGTCGAAACTTCCCGACCCAAATGAAATTGGAAATAGTGGAAGTTTCTTTAAAAATCCAATAATTTCTATTGAGCTTTTTCATGAACTTAAGAGTAAATACCCAACTCTTCCAAGTTATCCAGTATCTGATAGTGAAGTAAAGATTCCTGCAGGTTGGCTCATAGAACAATCGGGGTTTAAAGGTAAACGTTTCGGTGAATATGGTGTTCATGAGAAACAAGCACTTGTTCTGGTAAATTATGGCAATGCCAATGGTGAAGAAATTTATCAACTTGCTCAACACATACAAAATACTGTTAAAGAGAATTTTAAAATTGGTTTAGAAATTGAAGTTAATATTATCCGTTAATCTTCTTTTTTCATTAAGGCAAAATAAAGAAATAAGCGATGAACTTCGAGTTCAACAGTTCGATTATAAACTTTTATTTTACATCTACAGAAAATAAGCATTTGCAACTTTAGATTCTGCAAATTTTAATCAACGAAATTGAAATTTCTAACGATTACATTCGGCTTCTCTTTATGACCTGTAATTAACACTCCATTTACTAGATTTTATCTTTTTTAATAGCGAATTCCCTTTAAATAGAAACTAATTTTATGTTAGACTTTAAATGTATGAGATAATCGTTAGATATTTTTTATGATAACAATGCTTCCTTTAATAAAGCGTTATGTTTTTTCTGATACTATATAAGTATGATTAAGAACTACAATAAAAATCGAATACATAAATTCTTTCCTCGTGATTCTTAATATTGACCTCAACTTCATTTTGATGACTAAAACTAAAATCTACATTCTTTTGAATATTGTTATGATCTTAATTATAATCAGATAACCATTGCGGAGTAAATTAAATAGTGATTAAAAAAGATAGTATGTTAGACTTATAAATTTGTTTCTGATACGATATTTTAATGTAAGAGAAAATAATCTACTACACGAATGAAAAAGCATCTTCACTTTTCATTAAGAAGTATTTCATAATGTACTGTAAGAACAATTTCCATTAATGAATCTAAAAAGGTCGATTCTTTAAATCCTTTCGTCAAATATATGATTCAAATGATAATAATGTGTAGCTCCTAAGGTTTATTAAAAATTGTTTTACAGCTAATGGTTTGGGCTTACGCACTTCTTGCAAAGACTAGTTAATTTACTGATAAAGCTATCCGAACAAAGCTATTTTTCAATTTATTTGTTACTTCACTTGGATTCTATAGAGTGCTCTGAAAAATATTTTTTGCATGATGTTGAAGAATACTATGAATAATTTCATTTTATAAATTTCATAACCTGACTGAATATTTATGTAAAATGAATAATTAAAAGTCACACATTTAAAAAAATTAGTTTCATTATCTTTGCACCATTAA contains:
- a CDS encoding retropepsin-like aspartic protease, producing MRKSLLSLFFILVIFKSQSQSKFQFYGSKDIKQKVKFTLINNLIIIPLKINDKELNFILDTGVNKTILFNLSKNDSLGLNDVEKIQLKGLGSGDPVDALLSRNNRFRINDLVNPNEDLYVILRDNFNISAKMGMTIHGIIGFDLLKNVIVKIDYANRYLTFYNPKKYDLKKCRRCEEFRLEFYRNKPYINTYAQLDTLGNRKIPTKLLIDSGGSDALWFFEGTHNDILTPKKYFRDILGEGLSGTIYGNRSKIPSFKLGRFKIENPTVSFLDTTSTANARQFRLRNGSIGGNILKRFKVWLDYGGRRVIFKKSGSLKRGFYYNMSGLSVIYDGQELVKEKQNSISMDGLGSGEVSDNKTISFVTSYFYRFKPAYKVSNVLEGSPAYLVGLEKDDVIKRINGNPAYTYTLSQINGLFQERPEKRITLEIERAGQRYKYRFRLKKRI
- a CDS encoding pyridoxal phosphate-dependent aminotransferase, which encodes MPAISKKGNLMPQSPIRKLVPFAENAKKNGVKVFHLNIGQPDIKTPQVALDAVKNNNIEVLSYARSEGSEVYREKLSNYYAKNNINVTAHDIIATTGGSEALLFTIGSITDPEDEIIIPEPFYANYNGFSIASGVKVVPVISSIDDNFALPKIEDFEKLITPKTKAILICNPGNPTGYLYSKEEIEKLKQIVLKHDLFLIADEVYREFAYDGEEHHSVMKEEGLEQNAIMIDSVSKRYSMCGARIGCIVSKNKEFIQTAIKFAQARLSPPTYALLASEAALDTPQSYFDDVIGEYVERRNTLISELKKISGVKVANPKGAFYCVAELPVEDSDDFAQWILEKFHDNNETVMVAPASGFYSTKGEGKNQVRIAYVLNEKDLKRSVEILKLALEQYNQ
- the murB gene encoding UDP-N-acetylmuramate dehydrogenase; this translates as MNIQENISLKKYNTFGVNVNAKRFISVDSVYKLQQLLKDEKDLFLLSGGSNMLLTKNIEKLVVHLNIKGISIDKEDDNFVYLTVNAGENWHEFVLWSIEQGYGGIENLSLIPGNVGTCPIQNIGAYGVEVKDTITKVEAIEIETNKLVSFSNEDCAFGYRNSVFKNDAKGKYIITSVGFQLSKSKHKLNTSYGAIEKELSKRNIQNPSLKDISDAVIAIRQSKLPDPNEIGNSGSFFKNPIISIELFHELKSKYPTLPSYPVSDSEVKIPAGWLIEQSGFKGKRFGEYGVHEKQALVLVNYGNANGEEIYQLAQHIQNTVKENFKIGLEIEVNIIR